In one window of Poriferisphaera corsica DNA:
- a CDS encoding GHMP family kinase ATP-binding protein, which produces MPCSSKFGATCAENLIASGMSECEAHNKERLFDQCSAWLVDKMGRPIEEAMGFWLPGRLEFLGKHTDYCGGRSMLGAIERGICMVAAARKDHCVRVARIDRGEERTFEIKGEIEPRQGDWMNYLMTAVKRVHQNFGSLHGFDLIIGSDLPMAAGMSSSSAVIVGMWLVMDAANGLKKRSIYREQISDELSLAEYLGCIENGTDFRELEGNRGVGTLGGSQDHTAILLSDAGKLKTFGFSPIRFEQMIEIDKKYAFIIGVSGVDAHKTGAAMADYNKAAMLAKELVEMWNNQTGSHAKTLTEIVRSDSFDMTINNLFIEYSGELDCKELKNRLAHFIRENDQIIPAVMKELKSNHYDVVGDLIDQSQNSAEKLLGNQVMHTIELAKSARNLGAVAASAFGAGFGGSVWALVEKRDRDRLMKAWKKAYKDFDMATSERACFFETLLGPGAMRAI; this is translated from the coding sequence ATGCCCTGCTCTTCTAAATTTGGTGCGACTTGCGCAGAAAATTTAATTGCAAGTGGAATGAGTGAGTGCGAAGCACACAACAAGGAAAGATTATTTGATCAATGCAGCGCGTGGTTAGTCGATAAGATGGGCAGGCCGATAGAAGAAGCTATGGGGTTTTGGCTTCCGGGACGGTTAGAATTTTTAGGAAAACATACAGATTACTGCGGTGGAAGAAGTATGCTAGGGGCAATTGAACGGGGAATATGTATGGTGGCCGCAGCGAGGAAAGATCATTGCGTTAGGGTTGCAAGGATTGACCGAGGGGAGGAACGAACATTTGAGATAAAAGGTGAGATCGAACCCCGACAAGGTGATTGGATGAATTATCTGATGACGGCGGTCAAACGGGTTCATCAAAACTTTGGCAGTTTACACGGGTTTGATCTTATCATTGGTTCAGATCTGCCGATGGCGGCGGGGATGAGTAGTTCGAGTGCGGTGATTGTTGGCATGTGGCTAGTCATGGATGCGGCCAATGGATTAAAAAAACGATCGATCTATCGTGAACAGATTAGTGACGAGCTATCGCTTGCTGAGTACTTGGGGTGTATAGAAAATGGTACTGATTTTCGAGAATTAGAGGGGAATCGCGGGGTGGGGACATTGGGTGGATCTCAAGATCACACAGCGATATTGCTTAGTGATGCAGGAAAATTAAAAACTTTTGGTTTCTCGCCAATTCGTTTTGAGCAAATGATTGAGATTGATAAAAAATATGCTTTTATCATTGGTGTGAGTGGTGTGGACGCGCATAAAACTGGGGCCGCGATGGCTGATTACAACAAAGCAGCGATGCTCGCAAAAGAGCTCGTCGAGATGTGGAATAATCAAACCGGTAGCCATGCTAAAACGCTCACAGAAATCGTGAGATCAGACAGCTTTGATATGACTATAAACAATCTATTCATCGAATACAGTGGTGAGTTAGATTGTAAAGAGTTAAAAAATCGTTTGGCTCATTTTATTCGTGAAAATGATCAGATTATTCCGGCTGTTATGAAAGAATTAAAGTCTAATCACTACGATGTAGTTGGTGACTTAATTGATCAGTCACAGAATTCTGCAGAGAAATTACTTGGCAATCAAGTGATGCATACCATTGAGTTAGCCAAAAGTGCACGAAATTTGGGGGCAGTCGCGGCGTCAGCCTTTGGTGCTGGCTTCGGTGGAAGTGTGTGGGCATTAGTGGAAAAACGTGATCGTGATCGACTAATGAAGGCGTGGAAAAAGGCATACAAAGATTTTGACATGGCTACTAGCGAAAGAGCGTGCTTCTTCGAAACGTTGCTTGGGCCAGGAGCAATGCGTGCTATCTAG
- the ilvA gene encoding threonine ammonia-lyase — MTVKITIQDVLDAKERIRGTVLETPCQRSSQLAEYTGFDTWCKLEFLQRTGSFKERGASNALALLSDEQKRRGVIAASAGNHALALAYHGQRLGVDVKVVMPTFAPMIKISTCRSFDAEVILHGTSFGEAVQQAHEIGEAEGRQYVHGFDDPPIIAGQGTMGLEILEQVPDVDAVVIPIGGAGLIAGTALAIKSQRPEVKVIGVEPINACCYMDALNAGKPVKIAAKPTLADGLAVHTVGDNAFELARDLIDKVVTVTESEIALAILRLVEREKSVVEGSGAASLAACIAGKLPELEGKKVVLALCGGNIDPSILSRIIEVGLAADGRIIRFTARISDRPGGLAEFAKVIAKAGASIKDITHDRTFAGPDVSAVHVQCKIETSSHEHIERVYQSLREHKIPFRPVEIEAETLSAYH, encoded by the coding sequence ATGACTGTGAAAATAACGATTCAGGATGTGCTTGATGCAAAGGAACGGATTAGAGGTACCGTGCTGGAGACACCTTGCCAAAGATCGTCTCAACTTGCTGAGTACACGGGGTTCGATACATGGTGCAAATTGGAATTTTTACAACGCACAGGCAGCTTTAAAGAGCGAGGTGCGAGTAATGCATTAGCCTTGCTGTCTGACGAGCAAAAGCGGCGTGGTGTGATAGCCGCATCGGCGGGGAATCATGCATTAGCATTAGCCTACCATGGACAACGATTAGGTGTGGATGTGAAAGTGGTGATGCCAACGTTTGCGCCGATGATTAAAATATCGACGTGCAGAAGTTTTGATGCAGAGGTCATATTACATGGCACTTCATTTGGTGAAGCTGTTCAGCAAGCCCATGAGATAGGTGAAGCGGAGGGACGCCAGTATGTGCATGGGTTTGACGATCCGCCAATAATTGCTGGACAAGGAACAATGGGGCTTGAGATACTTGAGCAAGTGCCTGATGTTGATGCCGTTGTGATACCAATTGGCGGAGCGGGGTTAATTGCAGGCACCGCACTTGCGATAAAAAGCCAGCGTCCTGAGGTGAAGGTGATCGGTGTGGAGCCGATAAATGCATGCTGCTACATGGACGCACTCAATGCGGGCAAGCCTGTGAAAATTGCGGCTAAGCCGACTCTAGCTGACGGGTTGGCAGTGCACACGGTTGGCGACAATGCGTTTGAATTGGCACGTGATTTGATTGATAAGGTTGTCACAGTCACGGAATCGGAAATCGCTTTGGCTATCTTACGCTTAGTAGAGCGCGAAAAGAGTGTGGTAGAAGGTTCGGGCGCGGCATCGTTGGCAGCATGTATTGCGGGGAAGTTGCCTGAGCTAGAAGGAAAGAAGGTTGTGTTGGCGTTATGTGGGGGGAATATTGATCCATCGATTTTGAGCCGCATTATTGAGGTGGGTTTGGCTGCAGATGGACGTATTATCCGGTTTACTGCACGGATCAGTGATCGGCCTGGCGGATTAGCTGAGTTTGCAAAAGTCATTGCGAAAGCTGGGGCAAGCATTAAAGATATTACGCATGATAGAACGTTTGCTGGGCCAGACGTGTCTGCGGTGCATGTGCAGTGTAAAATTGAGACATCAAGCCATGAACATATTGAACGCGTCTATCAATCGCTTAGGGAACACAAAATACCATTTAGACCGGTTGAAATCGAGGCGGAAACGTTGAGTGCATACCATTAA
- a CDS encoding nucleotidyltransferase family protein — MKKTTKAVIMARGLGTRMRKAAEGGGISDKQASVAAKGIKALIPIKRPFLDYVIHNLAEVGFTDVCLIIGEEHHSIRDYYDHEAGLSRIRVSYAIQKDPKGTADAVAAAESFAGNDSFIVMNSDNYYPCAAFEKLHHGNDAGLVGFDKQVMIDESNVAADRLMGYAIVEHSEKGEMITIHEKPCEAVMAKFGKHALLSMNCWRFTKSIFEACRNIELSKRGEYELTDAVNYDIDELGAQYTVMACKEPVLDLSCQDDIASVAARIGDMEVKL, encoded by the coding sequence ATGAAAAAAACGACTAAGGCTGTCATCATGGCTCGGGGACTGGGTACACGTATGCGCAAAGCTGCGGAAGGCGGTGGTATTTCGGATAAACAGGCATCTGTTGCCGCGAAAGGGATTAAAGCGTTAATACCGATCAAACGACCTTTTCTGGATTACGTCATACATAATTTAGCGGAAGTTGGATTTACGGATGTGTGCTTGATCATTGGTGAGGAGCATCATTCTATTCGTGATTATTATGATCATGAAGCGGGGTTAAGCCGAATACGCGTCTCGTATGCAATACAGAAGGATCCGAAGGGGACGGCTGATGCTGTAGCTGCAGCAGAATCTTTTGCTGGGAATGATTCTTTTATTGTCATGAACTCGGACAACTACTATCCATGTGCCGCGTTTGAGAAACTGCATCATGGGAATGATGCAGGGCTGGTTGGATTTGATAAGCAGGTCATGATCGATGAGAGTAATGTCGCTGCGGATCGGCTGATGGGGTATGCCATTGTAGAACATAGCGAGAAGGGGGAGATGATTACGATTCATGAGAAGCCGTGTGAGGCGGTAATGGCTAAATTCGGGAAGCATGCATTGTTGTCAATGAATTGCTGGCGGTTTACGAAGTCCATTTTTGAAGCTTGCCGTAATATTGAATTGTCGAAACGTGGCGAGTACGAGCTAACGGACGCGGTAAATTATGACATCGATGAACTTGGCGCACAGTATACGGTCATGGCATGCAAGGAACCTGTATTGGATCTATCATGCCAAGACGACATTGCGTCAGTGGCCGCACGGATTGGAGACATGGAGGTTAAGCTTTGA